The genome window GTTTCCGGGAATCTCGAACTTTAAATGGAGGATAGAGGCCGACTACACGCCTTTTCCAAAAGCTGGTATCATCTCTGAGGGACATGCCTTTTGGCTATCTGCAGGATTTGTAATTAACAACAGTATTAACGATAGGTTAAACCTATACCTCGGTCCGCAATTCACTCTGGGGTGGACATCTGCCAAAGGGACATATGATTATATCGACACAGATTCTACAGGTTATTATATCGATTTCGACGGTAACGGCAACGGTTTAGGTATAAGTATGATAGCGGGAGCTGTTTATAAAATTTCAAGCAACATAAGGATCGGCCTGGAACCGTCGATTATCTATTTTGGTTTAAAACAAGATGATGTTCCCATTACTGGCAGGGATGCCAGCGATCCTGAAGCTCCACCGGATCACAACATTTTCATATATAAAGGCGAATACGTAGCGTTTTCCTTTCGAGTTTTTACAGGTTTTGAGTTTTAGGAGTTTAACTTGAGTATTTTTGACAAATGCTATCGATTCGACGAATCCGAGAATATCAAGAAAGCGGGGCTTTACCCCTATTTCCGCGAGATAGATTCCGAACAGGATACATGGATTACTCTCAAGGGTGGAAAGCGCGTTTTAATGCTCGGTTCTAATTCCTATATGGGTCTTACAAACCACCCTGAGGTTATTGAGGCTGCCGTGGAAGCCACACGCAAACTAGGAACCGGTTGTGCTGGAAGCCGTTTTTTAAATGGAACACTGAAAATACACCGAGAACTAGAGGAAGAACTTGCGGATTTTATTGGCTCAGAAGCAGCCCTCATATACTCTACCGGTTATCAAACCAATCTCGGGACTATATCGGCGCTTGTTGGGCGAAAAGATTTCCTTCTCACAGATAAATTCGATCATGCGAGTATTTATGATGGTGCGCGTCTTGCATTAGGCAAGGCCCTCCGTTTTAACCATAACGATATTTCCGATCTCGAGGAGAAACTATCCTCGATTCCAATCGAGCGCAATAAGCTAATTGTAGTCGATGGTATTTTTTCGATGGAGGGGGATATTGCCAAGCTTCCGCAAATATGCGAGCTTGCAGAAAAATATGGCGCGGATATTTTTGTTGATGACGCTCATTCTATAGGTGTTCTCGGGCCTAATGGCGAGGGAACCGCGACACATTTTGGCTTATCTGAACGAGTTAATCTTACAATGGGAACTTTCAGTAAATCCTTGGCTTCCTTGGGTGGTTTTCTTGCTGCGGATGCAAAAACAATCGAATACTTGAAACATAAAAGCAGGGCTTTAATATTTTCGGCTTCGCCTTCTCCGGCGAATGTCGCTGCAGCAAGAGCTTCGCTAAAGATTATCAAACGAGAACCCGAACGAAGAGAAAAACTTTGGCGCAATACACACTTCATGCTCGATGGTTTCAAAGAAATGGGATTTAATATCGGCAACGCTGAAACGCCTATAGTTTCCCTTCATGTGGGAAACATCGAAAAGGCATTTTTAATGAGCAAAATGCTTGAAGATAGAGATATTTTTATCAATCCAATCATTCCGCCGGCAACACCTCCTGGGGATTGCCTTATTCGCGTTAGCTTCATGGCGACTCATAATCTCAAAGACCTCTCTTTCGCCCTAGAAGCCTTCAGGGATATCGGGAGAAAACTTGGAGTAATTTAATATTTTCACGGAATTTTATTATAATGGCAAAAATACTTTTAACCGGCGGTGCCGGATATATTGGATCGCACACAAACCTCGCGTTAGCAGAGGCGGGCCATAAGACCATCCTTTTTGATAACCTCTCGACCGGCTTTAAAGAATTAGTTATAGCAGGTGAGCTTATTATCGGGGATTTAATGGACAAGGAGGCTATTAGCCAAATTTTGCGAGAAGGCGGCTTCGATGCAGTTATTCATTTTGCGGCCAAATCGCTTGTGGGTGAATCTTTCGAGAATCCTTTATTATACTGGAATACTAATGTAATAGGTTCGTTGAACCTAATCGATGCGATGCTAAAATATGGACCTCGTAAGATTGTTTTCAGTTCCTCTGCGGCGGTTTATGGCAATCCTTCGGAAATGCCCATTTTAGAGTCTTGCCCTACAAAACCAATTAATCCTTATGGAAAGACAAAACTCGCTATCGAGTGGATTTTGCAGGACCATTTCCGAACCTTAGATCATGTGAGTCTTCGGTATTTCAATGCTTGCGGTGCCGACATCAAAGGTAGAATAGGGCTACTCATCCCGAATGATCCCCATTTAATTCCAGTTTGTATGGATAATCTTCTTGGAAAACGCAAACGAGTCGAGGTTTTTGGCACAGATTATAACACTCCAGATGGCACTTGCATTCGAGATTATATTCATGTGTCAGATTTAGCTGCAGCACACCTTTCTGCGGTCGAACATATTTTATCCAATAAAACCGCAATTTCGTTGAATCTTGGCACAAACCGAGGATATAGCATCCGAGAAATCATAGACAATATGGAAAAAATTACACATAAAAAACTCAATGTATCGCTCTCGGAAAGGCGTCCTGGCGATCCCGGCAAACTCATTGCAGACTCCTCTTGCGCTCGAGAATTTTTAGGCTGGGAACCCCGTTTTTCAGACCTCGGAATTATAATTAATTCCGCCTGGGAATGGCATAAAAAACACTTTTCCGACTAATCGAGATATGCGCATCTTAATGGTAAACACATTTCATTATCCGCGTGGAGGTGCATCGATATATGCTCTCAGTTTAGCTAATCTATTGGAAAAAAGTAACCATGAGGTTTTGCATTTCGCGATGAATCATCCCTCTTCTATTCCATCTCCATTAACAGAAAAATATTGGCCCCCTTACATAGAATTTCCTAAAATATTGAAGGAAGGTGTGCTCAGAGGCGGATATAAGGTTTTTAGAAGAACGATTTCCTCGAAAGAGGCAGAAACTGGGATGGATGAGCTACTCGACAATTTTGATATAAATTTAGTGCATGTTCACAATATACTTCATCACATTACTCCTTCGATATTTAAACCTATTGTAAAGCGTGGGTTACCGATAGTTTGGACCTTGCACGATTACTCACTCATTTGCCCTAATACAAATACTTTTGATCAAAGAAAGAATGTGATGTGTTCGGCTTGTTTAAAGGGCGGTTTGTCGCTATTCAATGCGCCCCTGAGGCGATGTAAAAAGGGATCTTTTTCAGCCAGCACAATGGCAGCTATCGAAAATGCAGTTCACAGGTTTAAAAAAGTGAAGGATATTCCCGACCGTTTCATTTCACCTAGCCGCTTTCTCGCAGAAAAATTCATCGAATGTGGTTTCGATGAGGATAAATTTGAAGTCGTTCCAAATTTTATCGAGAGGAAAGCACCATTCTATGAAAAAAAGGAAAATAGAAGCAGGGAATTTGCGCTTTATGCGGGTAGGCTTTCCGCAGAAAAAGGCTTAAAGACTTTGATCGAGGCGTGGCGAGGTATGCCAATTGAATGCTCTCTTAAAATTGCCGGCACAGGGCCTTTAGAAAGCGAATTAAAACTACTCGCAAAAGACATTGATAATATCGAATTCCTCGGTTTTGTTCATCCTGATAAGTTAGCTGAAATAAGAAATAGGACGGCTTTTCTTGTTGTTCCAAGCGAATGGTGGGAAAATGCGCCGCTGACTATTCTCGAAGCCTTTGCCGATGGAATCCCTGTGCTAGGGGCAAATATCGGAGGCATCCCCGAGATGGTTCGTTCTAATGTAACAGGGCTTCTTTTCGAATCGAGGAATTCCGAAGACCTGTTAAATAAAGCGCGGGAATTATTTGACAACACTGAAAAATCAAAAAAATATGGTGAGAATGCTCGGAGAATATCCGAGAACGAATATTCTTCTGAATCCCATCTCCATAGGATATTGAAAATCTATATGGATTTATTGAACTAATGCTCTGCCAATTCTGAGAATTTTCGTGTTAGGCGCAGGATCGCTGGGAAGAGTATTGCAAATATCATACTGTTCGAGGCTATATGTATAAGGGAAAATGAGATACCACCGATAAGAAATGGAATTAAGGTTGCCGATGTTGCAACCACGATGTATGAACCGAGGTTAGTAAGAAGATCATAGATAAAAGTCGAGATCAAACCAACGCAAAGTGAAATTAGTATAAATATCCATCTGCTTCCCATCTTTTTATAGGATCTTCCGAGTATAGCGCCCCCCAAACCTATCACTGCACCTCCTAGAACCTGCGCCACTATTAATGGCGGCGGAGCCATACCATAGGGAGATAATATTGAATATAGTAAGAAACCCAATGCCCCGATAATAGGCCCACGAGCATAACCTAGAATCGCACCACCAAAAGCAAGTGTGAATGTAACTAACTCCACATTCGGAATAAAAGCAAGGGCATATCCTAAGGCGATTGCAAGCGCGATTATTATACTCGAGAGCGTAATTTTTTTAAGTTCGTTTTGGCTTTGGATGCGCATTTTTAACTTTATCTGGATAATCACTAACTATACCATCGACGCCGAAGGATTTCATCCTATCGATTTCTTCTATATCATCGACAGTCCAAACAAATATTTCTTTATTGTAGCTATGAGCGAGTTGTATAATATCTAAATTAATTGACCCGTATTCGATTGAGAGACAATCTTCTATACCGGTTTTGATTATGTTTACAATACTATCTCCGCTTTGGTTGGTAATAGCAATGGTTTTTACTTCGGGATATGTTTTCTTTATTAGTTCAAGATAAATCCTATCGAAGGAACCGATATAGAAATCCTCTGTGTTCATATTTTCGAGGGCCTGACCAATAATTATTCCCTTCCTGTCCCTAACTTTGGCCTCTATGTATGCTTTAATATTGTATTCCGAGATGAAGGAGCATACCTCGGCGAGAGTGGGTATATTTTCGCCATTAACAAGAGGGATATTTTTAATATTTTCATAGGACATCGCTCTGACAAAACCGTTTCGCCCTGTTACGCGCCTCAAAGTCCTGTCGTGCATTATTATTGGTATTCCATTTTTTGTGATACGCACATCGAACTCTATCATATCTGAACCAAGTTCGATTGCTTTTTGAAATGATACCATTGAATTCTCTAATTCGTGTCCCGCTGCGCCTCTATGTCCGATAGATAAAGCCATATAGATTCTTTCTAATCTTTGTTGCCAGACCCACCACGGATTGTCACGATTTTTGCTTGGAAGCTTAGAATTTAGCAGCCTTTTTTCCGCATGCAAAAATCCCCCCCTAAACCCACGACTCTTCCGCGCCAATCCGTTCTATTTATCGGTCGCAGTTTCTGCTATAATTTGCAGAAACCGCGACCTTTTTTATTTAAGAAGGACGACCCTTGCTATAGATAATTTTTCACCTGAGACTACTTTTACGAAGTAGATTCCGGTTGGAAGTTCATTATTAGAGGCATCCTTTCCATTCCATGTTATTTTATTTATTCCGGGAGCAAGCTCAGCTTTGAGAGCGGACGTCTTATTACCGAGGATATCGTAAACCTCGATATTCGCGAGTGCAGAAACAGGAGATTCAATAACCAATACAGTTTTGGCATTGAATGGATTGGGTTCGCAGCGCACTATGGATAGTTTCTCCGGAATTTCAATTGTTTGCTGAACATTATATTTGCCTTTTTGGAGGCTAATTATATCTCCGTTATGATATTCATGGTTATCGACAATTAGAATAACTTTTCCCGGGCAATCCAGAGTGAGGTTAATATCTTCGGAGCAAATTATCAACCAATCGATGGACGAGATTTTGCGACGATAGGAAATACCATCAGCGAAAAGTGCTGCTTTCGGAAGCGCCATACCTGGGGCTTCTGGCGGAAGTGCAACATCTCCGGGCATAAAACCTTCGGGGCAGGTTTCTAGGTAAGGTAATTCGAGTGTAATCTCGTCGTTTATCAAGCGATTTACCCAGAGCGGCTGAAGTTCTGGAGTCATTTTACGAGAGTAATCCGATGGGACATGAATTGTAGCATCGAACATAGCCAATAACCAATAGGCTTTGTTAGGAATAAGCGAATCGGTTTCGATATATGTTCCGTCTTCGTATGTATATAAAGCACCGGATATCGCGCCCCCTGGTGTCGAGGCTATTGATGAGACTGCAAGCGGAGTCGATATTGCTCCTATAAGGTTCCATCCGGGATATATTGAGAAGAGATAGTTCTCGATCTCTATGCCGGCATATTCGATATAGCGGGAGCTGTCCGACCATACCCAATATCCCTCACCAGCGTGAATGCGTTCGGTGTTAGCATAACGGAATTCGGGGGCGAGATAACGATAAACTCCCAACGATGTATTGAAAACCTCAGCGGCTGTTCTCTCGGTTGGAATAGCCGGACAGCTAACCATGTTCCAACCGGTTGAGAGGGCTTGTTCGGAATAGACGGGTTCTTCAAGCTCCCAATCAATTATTAAAGTATCGTTACGATTAAAATAGCATACTGAATCCCTTTTCATATCTGAAAGATGGTTGATTCGGAACTCCCCCTCGGGAAGTGATGCCGGATTCCATCGGGCTATACCGTTAGGCTCGTTATCTGTGATTATTATCCACCGTTTAGGAGGAGTCACATCGCGTATGTCCCTGGTGAGCCTGTTCATAAGTGGATAATCTTCGTCGGAAATAGTGAACCAGCCATTGACACGCCACAAAGGTGGTGGAATAAACTGAACATCGAGACCGGAATTATAGCCATCGGTCCCCGGGCCAGATGCTCCAAACGTAAGCACGAAATCCTCAGAAGGTGTTCCTGCAGTGCGGTTAAGATAGATATCGCAGGAGAAGAATTCCGGTTCGAGTTCCACCATGAAAAAGCCATCCTCATGCGTCACTAAAGGACTTCCTTCGTTGAACACGATGGTATCTATGATTATCTGGCAATAATCGCCACCAGAGGCATTACAATCGACCTCTGCTAGAAGATAAAGCAATATACCCTCCATGCCGGATGTTAAAGGCATTCCGGAAGCAGAGGCATGAATTTTACCGAGCGCAAAATCGATAATAACATCGGAAATCGCCCAACCATCAATGTATGAGGAATCGGTTATAATATCGAGCGGATGCAAAATTTCGGGGTTGACGGAAAATTCCATCTCAATATCGGCTATCCAACTATAATCAAGGCCGTCGATATAGAGCGGAATAAGAACGGTATCGCAACGCGCACCTGATTCGTTGGAGAACCAGATGAAGCGCTCGCGCATATTAATGAA of bacterium contains these proteins:
- a CDS encoding pyridoxal phosphate-dependent aminotransferase family protein, encoding MSIFDKCYRFDESENIKKAGLYPYFREIDSEQDTWITLKGGKRVLMLGSNSYMGLTNHPEVIEAAVEATRKLGTGCAGSRFLNGTLKIHRELEEELADFIGSEAALIYSTGYQTNLGTISALVGRKDFLLTDKFDHASIYDGARLALGKALRFNHNDISDLEEKLSSIPIERNKLIVVDGIFSMEGDIAKLPQICELAEKYGADIFVDDAHSIGVLGPNGEGTATHFGLSERVNLTMGTFSKSLASLGGFLAADAKTIEYLKHKSRALIFSASPSPANVAAARASLKIIKREPERREKLWRNTHFMLDGFKEMGFNIGNAETPIVSLHVGNIEKAFLMSKMLEDRDIFINPIIPPATPPGDCLIRVSFMATHNLKDLSFALEAFRDIGRKLGVI
- the galE gene encoding UDP-glucose 4-epimerase GalE → MAKILLTGGAGYIGSHTNLALAEAGHKTILFDNLSTGFKELVIAGELIIGDLMDKEAISQILREGGFDAVIHFAAKSLVGESFENPLLYWNTNVIGSLNLIDAMLKYGPRKIVFSSSAAVYGNPSEMPILESCPTKPINPYGKTKLAIEWILQDHFRTLDHVSLRYFNACGADIKGRIGLLIPNDPHLIPVCMDNLLGKRKRVEVFGTDYNTPDGTCIRDYIHVSDLAAAHLSAVEHILSNKTAISLNLGTNRGYSIREIIDNMEKITHKKLNVSLSERRPGDPGKLIADSSCAREFLGWEPRFSDLGIIINSAWEWHKKHFSD
- a CDS encoding glycosyltransferase, which codes for MVNTFHYPRGGASIYALSLANLLEKSNHEVLHFAMNHPSSIPSPLTEKYWPPYIEFPKILKEGVLRGGYKVFRRTISSKEAETGMDELLDNFDINLVHVHNILHHITPSIFKPIVKRGLPIVWTLHDYSLICPNTNTFDQRKNVMCSACLKGGLSLFNAPLRRCKKGSFSASTMAAIENAVHRFKKVKDIPDRFISPSRFLAEKFIECGFDEDKFEVVPNFIERKAPFYEKKENRSREFALYAGRLSAEKGLKTLIEAWRGMPIECSLKIAGTGPLESELKLLAKDIDNIEFLGFVHPDKLAEIRNRTAFLVVPSEWWENAPLTILEAFADGIPVLGANIGGIPEMVRSNVTGLLFESRNSEDLLNKARELFDNTEKSKKYGENARRISENEYSSESHLHRILKIYMDLLN
- a CDS encoding ECF transporter S component, translating into MRIQSQNELKKITLSSIIIALAIALGYALAFIPNVELVTFTLAFGGAILGYARGPIIGALGFLLYSILSPYGMAPPPLIVAQVLGGAVIGLGGAILGRSYKKMGSRWIFILISLCVGLISTFIYDLLTNLGSYIVVATSATLIPFLIGGISFSLIHIASNSMIFAILFPAILRLTRKFSELAEH